The Peptococcus niger genome has a segment encoding these proteins:
- a CDS encoding SLC13 family permease yields the protein MSTIPTMGRKDYIHHFITTLLVFGFGFLPPFSSMTPYGMGVLGTFIGAVYGWTTIGMVYPSFVAIISLGLYAGVPEVLAKGFGSPIIVALFALLPLISVLDEMKLTQYCVNAIFFNRFSRGKPWLTLFFFFLSAFLTAFINPIVSAIIYCTFIAAICKNANITPYTKLPTALLLGTAYSIMNGQIMFPFLGTGLTFTAAYTAMFKHEIPVAQYLAFVLPIGIIMIGIFLLTMKFVLRIDVSVLNDYKIDPDTGTKLTRDQKYAVIFFALFCLAMFLSSALPKEMLLAQWLNKLTIFGIATSIICIMMLFRREDGRPFIHYQTIGQKFPWDVFLLTTFIIIISSFLTEPETGVAKTLAAMLIPLTKLPPLVFIVATMLLATIITNFANNMILTIIIMPVLVQFSSTVGLSEIGMILLLFLTTQMALATAGGSPITGIAYSMNQLINSKDMMVMALKVIPILFISLILIGLLFLQVIF from the coding sequence ATGTCCACCATCCCAACTATGGGTCGAAAGGATTATATCCACCATTTTATTACGACGCTATTGGTCTTCGGGTTTGGTTTTTTACCCCCATTCTCATCAATGACGCCATATGGAATGGGCGTTTTGGGAACATTTATCGGCGCCGTTTACGGCTGGACAACGATAGGCATGGTCTATCCCAGCTTCGTTGCTATTATTAGCCTAGGGCTCTATGCAGGCGTCCCCGAAGTCCTAGCCAAAGGGTTCGGCTCGCCGATAATCGTAGCACTTTTTGCCTTACTGCCGTTAATCTCTGTTTTGGATGAAATGAAATTAACTCAATATTGTGTTAATGCTATATTTTTTAACCGATTTTCGCGCGGAAAGCCCTGGCTGACTTTATTTTTCTTCTTTTTAAGCGCTTTCCTCACAGCATTTATCAACCCTATTGTTTCAGCCATCATTTATTGTACCTTTATTGCAGCGATTTGTAAAAATGCAAATATTACCCCCTACACAAAATTACCAACAGCGCTTTTACTCGGTACCGCTTATTCCATCATGAACGGCCAGATCATGTTCCCTTTCTTGGGAACGGGACTCACATTCACTGCAGCCTATACAGCCATGTTTAAACATGAAATCCCTGTAGCCCAGTACCTGGCCTTTGTCTTGCCAATTGGTATCATCATGATTGGTATTTTCCTACTGACGATGAAATTTGTCCTCCGCATTGATGTATCTGTCTTAAATGACTATAAAATAGATCCGGATACCGGCACTAAGCTAACGCGCGACCAAAAATATGCTGTGATTTTCTTTGCTTTGTTCTGCTTAGCTATGTTCTTATCCTCAGCTCTCCCAAAAGAAATGTTGCTCGCCCAATGGCTAAATAAATTAACCATCTTCGGGATTGCAACTTCTATTATTTGTATTATGATGCTCTTTCGCCGAGAAGATGGTAGGCCATTTATACACTATCAGACCATCGGACAAAAATTTCCTTGGGATGTCTTTCTGCTCACAACATTTATTATCATTATCTCCTCATTCTTAACAGAACCAGAAACAGGCGTCGCTAAAACTTTAGCTGCCATGCTCATCCCCTTAACCAAATTACCGCCACTCGTGTTTATTGTTGCAACTATGCTTTTAGCAACTATTATAACAAATTTCGCCAACAATATGATTCTTACTATAATCATTATGCCTGTTCTCGTACAATTCAGCAGCACAGTTGGTTTAAGTGAAATTGGCATGATTCTGCTTCTTTTCCTAACCACACAAATGGCGCTTGCTACAGCCGGTGGCTCCCCGATTACCGGCATTGCCTACTCAATGAATCAATTGATTAACTCCAAGGATATGATGGTTATGGCCCTAAAGGTTATTCCCATTCTATTCATTTCATTAATACTGATAGGCCTTCTCTTCCTGCAAGTTATTTTCTAA
- a CDS encoding CapA family protein, producing the protein MKTFGQRGLVMLMGVVLVCIVATLVVVAANLVLPAGDGHKAVLPATKQAPAQAELLFAGDIVFHPITYSPQYETVVQPYDFSPMFARMADHLKAADFASITFETVCDPDMPYAGYPVFNTPEIAIPTLKKAGFDAFATASNHCLDGAGISSHDKTLRAMDRHHMDHFGTRLPDAPPSPYIKEVKGIKIACLNYAEMYNGNEAALSDADLDRLSHLELAAVRRDIAKAKKSGADLIAVFPHWGIEYQTRPSEAQIALAHEIAAAGADLVIGSHPHVINPAEWVDNQGRKSFIAYSLGNAMSNQRAEFLGTIDTEIGCFLRVKVKKTATGTQITEASLLPSTVYVNSKDGGKKYEAGLIKDFLASNELTPDERAHMQRLQERAEAILAQPVGE; encoded by the coding sequence GATGGGGGTGGTCCTTGTTTGTATTGTGGCAACGCTCGTCGTCGTTGCGGCAAACCTTGTCCTGCCGGCCGGTGATGGGCACAAAGCCGTCCTGCCGGCGACGAAGCAGGCCCCTGCCCAGGCGGAACTTTTATTTGCTGGTGATATTGTATTTCACCCCATCACCTATTCACCCCAGTATGAAACGGTCGTGCAGCCCTATGATTTTTCACCCATGTTTGCCCGTATGGCCGATCATTTGAAGGCCGCCGATTTTGCCAGCATCACCTTTGAAACCGTTTGCGATCCGGATATGCCCTATGCCGGCTACCCTGTTTTCAATACCCCTGAAATCGCCATTCCGACCCTTAAAAAGGCCGGCTTTGATGCCTTCGCCACCGCCAGCAACCATTGCTTGGACGGGGCCGGCATCAGTTCTCACGATAAAACCTTGCGGGCCATGGACCGCCATCATATGGACCATTTCGGGACGCGCCTGCCGGATGCACCGCCCAGCCCCTATATAAAAGAGGTCAAGGGGATCAAAATTGCCTGCCTGAATTACGCCGAAATGTACAACGGCAATGAGGCCGCCCTGTCCGATGCAGACTTGGACCGCCTCTCCCATTTGGAACTGGCCGCCGTGCGTCGGGACATCGCCAAGGCCAAAAAATCCGGCGCCGACCTAATCGCCGTCTTTCCCCACTGGGGCATAGAATATCAAACCCGTCCCTCCGAGGCCCAAATTGCCCTCGCCCACGAGATCGCTGCCGCCGGGGCAGACCTGGTCATCGGTTCCCACCCCCACGTCATCAACCCGGCAGAATGGGTTGACAACCAGGGGCGGAAAAGCTTCATTGCCTACTCCCTGGGCAATGCCATGTCCAATCAACGGGCCGAATTTTTAGGCACCATTGACACAGAAATCGGCTGTTTCCTCCGGGTTAAAGTCAAGAAAACCGCAACCGGTACCCAAATCACCGAAGCCAGCCTCCTGCCAAGCACCGTCTATGTCAACAGCAAAGACGGCGGAAAGAAATACGAAGCCGGCCTCATCAAAGACTTCCTGGCTTCCAATGAACTGACCCCTGACGAACGTGCGCACATGCAGCGCCTGCAAGAACGCGCAGAAGCCATCTTGGCCCAGCCGGTAGGGGAATAA
- a CDS encoding ABC transporter ATP-binding protein — protein MSSNPYALELKNMNKSFCGKNILTNLNWCVHPKEKWIVFGLNGSGKTTLLTLIGGFQNASSGQLKVLGKTYTASNSTLLRQKVGLVSHSFFGKVFSNESILDILLSGFGNGFQLGANTSLTYEGLALKQLQQFGLAEHLDYPFNSLSKGEQQKVLFARALLLAPEMLLLDELTSGMDILMHREAMKILTKYSNTVIYVTHHPEEITPFFTHLLLLKKGKIYQQGPIEKILTEETLSKFLKYPVSLRQDEYGCHIV, from the coding sequence ATGAGCAGTAACCCATACGCCCTTGAACTAAAAAATATGAATAAATCTTTTTGTGGGAAAAATATCCTCACTAATTTAAATTGGTGCGTTCACCCAAAAGAGAAATGGATTGTGTTCGGTTTAAATGGAAGCGGAAAGACAACTTTATTAACACTAATTGGTGGTTTCCAAAATGCCTCAAGTGGACAACTTAAGGTATTGGGAAAGACCTATACGGCTTCTAACAGTACCCTTTTAAGGCAAAAAGTTGGATTGGTTAGCCACAGTTTCTTTGGGAAAGTCTTCTCGAATGAATCTATTTTGGATATTTTACTCTCCGGATTCGGAAATGGATTTCAGCTTGGTGCAAACACTTCTTTAACCTATGAAGGCCTGGCCTTAAAACAACTACAACAATTCGGCTTAGCAGAGCATTTGGATTATCCATTTAATTCTCTTTCCAAAGGCGAACAACAAAAAGTTTTATTTGCAAGAGCATTATTGCTCGCACCAGAAATGCTTCTGCTGGATGAGTTAACCTCGGGAATGGATATATTAATGCACAGAGAAGCGATGAAGATCTTGACGAAATATTCAAACACGGTTATATATGTAACGCATCATCCCGAAGAAATAACGCCTTTTTTTACCCACCTCTTGCTCTTAAAAAAGGGAAAAATTTACCAACAAGGCCCTATCGAGAAGATATTGACCGAAGAAACGCTAAGCAAATTTTTAAAATATCCTGTGTCATTAAGGCAAGATGAATATGGCTGCCATATTGTATAA
- a CDS encoding alkaline phosphatase family protein — protein sequence MLRTKGLSKKVFVIGLDAMDPKLTRKYVDMGLMPNVKKIIDHGSAREDLVLLGSMPTVTPPQWTTLATGVPPEVHEITAFFSQGKDLDLVNLNFDSGLCKAEQLWNVTAEAGFKTLVWHWPGSAWPPSSDSPNLHVVDGTSPGSVNMSTAQFEEEMLVIADPKNQHTGFKPHATSTAEVPCVVTGLDEEPQDSGESGHISDLYGNSADGFPTYIVDPLVDGQGGYIDIPVNASLSTLKDVDQSKWTNAPETAKEFTILLSGGLIRRPALVLQNDDGKYDKIAIYKNKKSDEPLIEAALGEYVRDYVDEGIKNDKRILCNRDFRVLEIKENGSYVKIWMSAGMQIDMDMMWSPQSLHKEILDNIGFPPPTSTLGGSAELISKCMHACWEHTLDWQSGALNYLIENHDYDVIFSHFHSPDLQKHMFIRDMVHGRPDKNMSPEVYPGFMEDVYTQIDRYVAKFVHLLDEGWTLIITSDHAQVCPTHGIRGLGDSGANIQLMEELGYTTLKKDSNGNKLREMDWDKTLAVANREMHIYLNLKGRTDHGIVDPEDQYELEEKIISDLYSHRDPVTGKRIIAFAFRRKDAHMLGLGIPYPQGGDIIYCMAEGYEHDHCDSMATSTGECDTSAGPIFIAAGAGIKEGFVTSRTIHQVDVAPTIATLLGVRMPRECEGAPVYQILTEEF from the coding sequence ATGTTGAGAACAAAGGGATTATCTAAAAAAGTTTTTGTTATCGGCCTTGATGCAATGGATCCAAAATTGACAAGAAAATATGTTGACATGGGGTTAATGCCTAACGTCAAAAAAATTATTGACCATGGCTCAGCCCGCGAAGATTTGGTTTTATTAGGCAGTATGCCCACCGTTACACCGCCCCAGTGGACTACATTGGCAACAGGTGTTCCGCCGGAAGTTCATGAAATTACCGCGTTCTTTAGCCAAGGTAAAGACCTGGATTTGGTTAATTTAAATTTCGACTCTGGCCTTTGTAAAGCCGAGCAGCTATGGAATGTTACTGCAGAAGCCGGCTTTAAAACTTTGGTTTGGCACTGGCCCGGCAGCGCCTGGCCCCCGTCTTCAGATAGTCCGAATTTACACGTTGTCGATGGTACCTCCCCGGGTTCTGTCAATATGAGTACTGCCCAATTTGAAGAAGAAATGCTCGTCATTGCTGACCCTAAAAACCAACACACCGGCTTCAAACCACATGCCACCTCAACAGCAGAGGTCCCCTGCGTGGTTACCGGTCTGGATGAAGAACCTCAAGACAGTGGCGAAAGCGGCCATATTAGCGATCTATACGGCAACAGTGCTGACGGCTTTCCTACCTATATTGTAGACCCTTTAGTAGACGGTCAAGGCGGCTATATTGATATTCCTGTCAACGCGTCCTTATCCACCCTAAAAGATGTAGATCAGAGTAAATGGACCAATGCTCCTGAAACAGCCAAAGAATTTACTATTTTATTATCAGGTGGTTTAATTCGCCGCCCAGCACTTGTTCTTCAAAATGATGACGGAAAGTATGATAAGATAGCCATCTATAAAAATAAAAAATCCGATGAACCTCTAATTGAAGCTGCACTGGGCGAATATGTTCGCGATTATGTTGATGAAGGCATAAAAAATGATAAGCGCATCTTATGCAATAGAGATTTCCGTGTCCTGGAGATTAAAGAAAACGGTTCTTATGTCAAAATTTGGATGTCTGCAGGCATGCAAATTGATATGGATATGATGTGGTCCCCACAAAGCTTGCATAAAGAAATCCTTGATAATATCGGCTTCCCGCCGCCAACCTCAACCCTTGGGGGCAGCGCAGAACTGATTTCAAAATGCATGCACGCCTGTTGGGAACATACCTTAGATTGGCAAAGCGGTGCACTCAATTATCTGATTGAAAACCATGATTATGATGTTATTTTCTCCCACTTCCATTCTCCTGACTTACAAAAGCATATGTTTATACGGGACATGGTCCACGGACGTCCTGATAAAAACATGTCCCCTGAGGTATATCCCGGATTTATGGAAGACGTCTACACTCAGATTGACCGTTATGTCGCTAAATTTGTGCACCTGCTAGATGAAGGCTGGACATTGATCATTACCTCAGATCACGCACAAGTATGCCCAACACATGGCATTCGCGGCTTAGGTGATAGTGGGGCCAATATCCAATTGATGGAAGAGCTCGGCTATACCACCCTTAAAAAGGACAGCAATGGCAATAAATTGCGCGAAATGGACTGGGATAAAACCCTTGCCGTCGCCAACCGTGAAATGCATATCTACCTTAACTTGAAAGGTCGAACCGATCACGGCATCGTTGACCCCGAAGATCAATATGAACTTGAAGAAAAAATTATTTCTGACCTATACAGCCACAGAGATCCAGTTACCGGAAAAAGAATTATTGCATTTGCCTTCAGAAGAAAGGATGCCCATATGTTGGGATTAGGCATCCCCTATCCCCAAGGCGGAGATATTATCTACTGTATGGCTGAAGGCTATGAGCACGATCACTGCGATAGCATGGCCACCTCAACCGGTGAATGTGATACTTCGGCAGGCCCCATATTTATTGCAGCCGGCGCTGGTATTAAAGAAGGCTTTGTAACAAGCCGTACCATTCATCAAGTTGATGTCGCTCCTACAATCGCTACTTTACTGGGCGTGCGAATGCCCAGAGAATGTGAAGGAGCGCCGGTATATCAAATTCTCACAGAAGAATTTTAA